The nucleotide sequence GGCCGGTGTTGACGTCGATCACCTTGATGTCCACCGTGACCTCGGCGGTCTGGATCTTCTTCTTGTAGCCGAAGCTCTCGATCCCCTCGACCTTGGTGGAGTAGTTGGTGATGTTGCCGATCACCACCGCGTTGACTCCCAGCACGCGGCCGGTCTGGGCCGCGGTGGCCGGGTCGATGTCGGCCTCGCGCGAACGCCGGTTCTCGTCAAGCACCTTATCCAGGTCGCCGCGCTCGATCATGATGAAGTTGCCGGACTTGAACAGCTCGGTTGTTAAAATCTCAGCCGCCACATCGCCGAGGTTCATCCGTCGATTGGGCGTCTTGTTGTTGAATTCGATCACAGCGATGCGCTTCTTGGGTCCCTTGTTGACCACGGCCGCGTCGGGAATCGTGGTCCCTTGGTCGTAGCCGCCCGAGACCGTGGGCGCCTTGCTGGTGCAGCCGCCGATCACGAGCATCAGCATCGCTACCAGGGCCAGGCTGAGCTTTATCTTGGCTCCCATTATTTCCTCCTGTGTTACAACTCGCGGCCGTTGACGAAAATCATCGGGCCGCTACCTTCATACCCCAAAAACTGCGGTCAGGGCAAAGTGGAGAACGCTCGCTGGCTGACCTGCCGCACGTAGGGCTCGTAGGGCGACAGCGCAAAAATCCAGGTCTGGGCCGTGGTCTCCCGATCGACTCCCACGCGCAGGTCGACCACCCGGTCGTCCCACCACCATATAACCTCGCCCGAGGGCACTTCGACCAACTCGAAACGTGCGCCCACGGTAATCGAGGCGTATTGCACTAAAAACGTCTTCTTCCAAACCGTCACGGTGGTGAACAACACCGCGTCGGTGCCGAAGATCTCGTAGAGGTCCTGCATGTCCAGCAAGTGCAGATCCTCGGCCACGTACATGCCTTCGTCCTGCATCAGCTGGTCCACCGTGCCCGAGGAGAGCACGTTGTAGCCGCGGTCGCGCAGCTCCTGCTCGACGATCGGCCGGAACGCCTCGGGCGCGTCCATATCGGCCGTGGCGTTGAACGGCGGCAGCACGGCCACGCTGAGCATGCGAAAGGGGTCGAAGTCCGGGGACGTGTAATGCTTCTGCGCACTGCTGCACGCGATCAAGGCCAAGGCGCAGAGCATAATCAGCAGTAAAACGGCCGCGCGGCCGTAAT is from Candidatus Alcyoniella australis and encodes:
- a CDS encoding CsgG/HfaB family protein, producing the protein MGAKIKLSLALVAMLMLVIGGCTSKAPTVSGGYDQGTTIPDAAVVNKGPKKRIAVIEFNNKTPNRRMNLGDVAAEILTTELFKSGNFIMIERGDLDKVLDENRRSREADIDPATAAQTGRVLGVNAVVIGNITNYSTKVEGIESFGYKKKIQTAEVTVDIKVIDVNTGQIIYADSGTGRFQIEVSEFLGQGQRASYDEGLATDALRAAIVQFTGNVVRQLNYIEWSGKIAQVQGGRVYINAGQRTGLKRGDQLVVRGKGQSITDPDTGLVLGTAPGAQVGELEVSEFFGDDAAICRIVSGSGFGRGDMVWIKQ
- a CDS encoding DUF799 family lipoprotein translates to MRVLNYGRAAVLLLIMLCALALIACSSAQKHYTSPDFDPFRMLSVAVLPPFNATADMDAPEAFRPIVEQELRDRGYNVLSSGTVDQLMQDEGMYVAEDLHLLDMQDLYEIFGTDAVLFTTVTVWKKTFLVQYASITVGARFELVEVPSGEVIWWWDDRVVDLRVGVDRETTAQTWIFALSPYEPYVRQVSQRAFSTLP